The genome window CTCCAATTTGCCCGGTAACTTTTACAAATGCATAAAACCAACCATGATAAAGATCTGTGATGTTATAATCTTTTAAAGCAACAATAGTTGTACAGAAAAATAAAGCAAAAAAACCATAAAAAATGAGTCCATGCATCCATGCAGCATATATTGATCTTGGTTTAGGATCTCTTTGCCTGCGTGAACGCAAAACTTTTGCTTGCGCAATAACATTCCGGAAAAATAAAATAATTCTTTCAACAGGCTTATCGAAACAAACTTCTGGTTTCCCAGCCCGCCAAAGAACTATGTGCTTCCAAACACCATAAGCAAAAACAACAGTGGCTATGGCTAACCAAAAGTACGTTGTCATATGCAAAATTTCATTCAATCCACCAGAAGGTGACCAATATATTTGGCGTGTCAGTTGTTGAGCGTCCATGCAAAAAACCTTCATTTTGTTTAGTTATATAACTGAGTACAACCATAAAAATATAATAAAAAAAATTGAATTTTACAAATTCTACTGACCTCGCATTAAATGCTTTTGAACATATTTTGTAACTCCAGCACTTAAAGATGTAAATTCATGTTGAATACCTATCGCACGTAGTGTTGAAAGATCTGCGCATGTATAATTTTGATATTGATTTATAATGTTAGAAGGCATTGGGATATATTCAATATTGATAGGGAGCGAAAGAGCTGAAAAAACTTGTTCTGCCAAACTATTCCAAGATTCGGTAATTCCTCGACCAATATTTAAAAATAACCCATTTTCAGGTAAATTAATGTTAGATTGTTCATGCTTTCTTGCTAACGATAATTTAATTAATTGAATAGTCACTTGAACGATATCATCTATATATACAAAGTCTCTAAGTTGTTCACCATTTTTATATTTTGGAGAGTTACTTTCAAAAAGTTTTATCTTACCAGTGCGTGTTGCCTGTTGGTATCCATGATATACCATACTTGCTTGACCGCCTTTATGCGATTCAAATTGCCCAAAAACATTAAAATATCGCAGACCAAACCATGAAGGTGGTGTATTTGATTGTTTTAAAGTCCAAATATCAAAATCAAGCTTAGATTTTCCATATAAATTAAGAGGAGTATATTTTTCACAATCTTCTTTTTTATCAGAAAAACCTAAAGATCCATCACCATATGTTGCAGCACTTGAAGCATAAATAAATGGGATAGAGTACTTAGCACAAAATATCCATAATGCTATTGAGTAGTTTAGGTTTAATTCAGCAAAGACGTTGACATCAGTTTCTGTTGTAGAAGAGCAGGCTCCATTATGAATGACGACATCAGGTTTCTGTGGCAATTTTTCAAGATAGGATATGAGATCTCTGTAGTCAACATACTGATAACGAGCTGAGCCTAAAAATCGCTTCGCTGTATCCCTATTTATACTAGTAGATAAGTCACTAGCGATGACGGAACATCCTAAATCTTGATGTCCTTGTTCC of Pigmentibacter sp. JX0631 contains these proteins:
- the rfaD gene encoding ADP-glyceromanno-heptose 6-epimerase, whose translation is MPLFVVTGAHGFIGTNIVEKILAMDPTEMGFPQQKPIKFSNFMEQGHQDLGCSVIASDLSTSINRDTAKRFLGSARYQYVDYRDLISYLEKLPQKPDVVIHNGACSSTTETDVNVFAELNLNYSIALWIFCAKYSIPFIYASSAATYGDGSLGFSDKKEDCEKYTPLNLYGKSKLDFDIWTLKQSNTPPSWFGLRYFNVFGQFESHKGGQASMVYHGYQQATRTGKIKLFESNSPKYKNGEQLRDFVYIDDIVQVTIQLIKLSLARKHEQSNINLPENGLFLNIGRGITESWNSLAEQVFSALSLPINIEYIPMPSNIINQYQNYTCADLSTLRAIGIQHEFTSLSAGVTKYVQKHLMRGQ